The nucleotide sequence TCTTCCGGCCGATGAGGTACATCTCGCTGAACGTCTGGATCAGGTACGATCGGGACTCGGCGGTGAAGTGTCGCCAGGCCTTCTCGGGTTCGATCCGCATGTTCAGCCGTTTATAGAGGTTGTCGATGTTCTCGCTGAGCGGCCCGAATTCCTTCTCACGGAGGGATTCGAGGACCGCGCCTGTCGTCGACTGCTTGGCACCCTCGGTTGATCCGAGCGCACGGATGAAACTGGGATACTCCTGATCACGGGCCTTGATCTTCTTTTCCTCCCGTCGGATGACGAGCCCGGGGATGAGCAGCGGTGTGATCGGGAAGACCGCGTAAATCGACAGTGGCACCGGATCCCAGAAGAAAACGAGCATGTCGAGCGTGAGCGGACTGATCCCGGCGAACCCGCCGAAACTGATGAACCCGAACACGAACGTCAGCCCGACACCGACGGCAAAACTCACGTTGAGTCTGCGTTCCATCGGCGAGGTGATCTCTTCGGGGTGATACCAGACCGGATCGTAGGGAGCCAGCGAGCGGATCGCGACGAAAAAGCCAGTCTGGACGAAGATGAACAGCACGATGACAGCGCTGACGGTCATCATCGGGTTCGTCCCCGTCAGGATCGGGAGGACGACCGCGAACACCAGGGCGAACGTCATCGAGAGGATCATCGACAGGTAGAGGTCTTTCATCACTTCGAGGTTGCCAAGCGTCCCCTCGTAGAGCGTCTTGTAGTTCTCGATGATCATGTCCTGCTCCGAGAGCAGATAGTCGTCGATACTTTGGCCCGCACCCATGGTGTAGGCAAGTCGGTCGAAGAAGTCCGCCAGGGCGTCGCTCGGGACTTCTTTCGCCCGGCGGCGACACGCGTCGTCCAGACTCAGGTTCCAGGTGTCGACCAGCTCGACGACCCGTCCCATCTCCGTTGCGAGTTCGCCGTACTCCTCTTCCTCGGCGAGCGCCCGGAACACCTCCATGCGGTCGATCTTGGTCGTCGAGAGGACCGTCATGTGTGTGACCATGAGGTGAAACCGGTTGTTCAGCGCCTGTTTGCGCTGGGAGAGTCGCACTTTCGGGTAGAACACGGCGGCCCCCAGCAACAACAGCCCGAGCAGCGGGAAGGGCACCTTGATCGCCAGCGGCAGGTTCACCAGCACCGCGACGCCGAGGGTGCCGAGAAAGAAGACGAACGCGGGAAGCAGGATGCCGAGCAGGTATCGCTGGATCGGGATCCCCATCCCGCGGTAGGATTCCAGTAGCGAGGCTATCGTCCCGGAAATCGTCAGGTCGAGGGTGGCTTCTTCGGAGGCCATCAGTCTTGGCGGTGGATGTCGAAGGGGAGTCCCTCGACGCCGTCGCGCTGGAAGTTCTCGATCAACTCGTTGACCTCGTGATAGCCCAGCACGTTCTCCTGGATCGCCCGCTTGATGATGTTCGCCCGGAACTGCAGGTCGTCGTAGATGTCACGGGTGTCCTCATAGCCCAGCAGCGTCGCGATCTGCTCTTCCAGCACGAAGGAGTTGTTCATCCCCTGGAAGACGATCTCGTCCTCGACGGGGTCCCAGTAGAAGCTCTGGCGGGTGACGACCCCGTCCATCTCCTTGGAGTAGCCTTCGATCTCCTGGACCGACGTGACCCGACGGAGGACATCGTCGCCCTGCTTGACCCGGTTCTGGAACAGCGCGATGTCGGCGTTGTCCATGAACGTCTCGGGGACGTTGATCGGGTCGCCCGTGAACCGTTGGATCATCGAGACGATGTCGCTCGCGTGGAACGTCAGCATGACCGGGT is from Halorhabdus sp. BNX81 and encodes:
- the flaJ gene encoding archaellar assembly protein FlaJ: MASEEATLDLTISGTIASLLESYRGMGIPIQRYLLGILLPAFVFFLGTLGVAVLVNLPLAIKVPFPLLGLLLLGAAVFYPKVRLSQRKQALNNRFHLMVTHMTVLSTTKIDRMEVFRALAEEEEYGELATEMGRVVELVDTWNLSLDDACRRRAKEVPSDALADFFDRLAYTMGAGQSIDDYLLSEQDMIIENYKTLYEGTLGNLEVMKDLYLSMILSMTFALVFAVVLPILTGTNPMMTVSAVIVLFIFVQTGFFVAIRSLAPYDPVWYHPEEITSPMERRLNVSFAVGVGLTFVFGFISFGGFAGISPLTLDMLVFFWDPVPLSIYAVFPITPLLIPGLVIRREEKKIKARDQEYPSFIRALGSTEGAKQSTTGAVLESLREKEFGPLSENIDNLYKRLNMRIEPEKAWRHFTAESRSYLIQTFSEMYLIGRKMGGSPKQLGELISENMNEVLQLRQQRDQETTTLIGVLYGISAAATFAFFIGLQVVNILSEMSLNLQTGSSNFEVGSLIHTSVYQIPIIEFLLITVVIFNALLSSLMIRTTDGGHKLNSYMHFVALSWIGALVAIFTKFVVSSVISI